The region TCGTCTTCATTGAAGTCTAATCAACGAACCCCGAGTTCATCATTAACTTCCCTCCAAAATCAAGACATACCTTCCCTAAACACCATCTGGACATCTGCTTCCTTGGGAACTAACCAAAGAGCCCTTAGTTCAACATTACTTCAATCCAAACCTCAGAAAACATCTTCTTTGGACGGTCTTTGGACATTACTGGATCACAATCAAAAGTCTTTGAGCTCACCATCGCTCGATACCAAACATCAATCAAATGACTTCCTTCGGACATCACCTTCATTGGAGCCCAATCAAAAGGCTCTGATCTCACCATTACCTGACTCCAGACCTCAGAAGTCATCGATATTAAGCTCTAAACCTAGTGTTCTAAGCTTGCCATTGTCTTACCCAAGAGCAAGGAAATCATCATTACCACATTCTGCCCGCCAATCTCAGAGTTTACCGTTGTTTCAGGTCAAATCTCAGACAGTACTTAAGCTTGATCATAACTTCCAGAGCCCCAGCTCACCAATATGCCACTCCAAGTTTCAGAATACCGCTTTACCAAATGACAAAAACAGAACCACAGATTTACCATCACCCTATCCCAAACCAAGTGTCTCAGGCCAATCATTAGCAAGCTCCAAACACTGCATCAGGAACACAACTGCTTCAACATTGAAGTCCAGACTCCAGAGTAAAACCAGCTTTACTTTTTGTGCAAAGACAGAATCAAATAAAGAAGTTCCATGGATTTTAGGTTATAATCAGCCATACATTGTTAAAGGTGGCACTGTCCCTGATGATGTtgtaaataaaattgtcaattcTATCTCCAAGACCAAAATCCAGAGGGATCTCTGTAGGCAGATTATCTTTCGAAGGATGAGGGGAAGGCCTAATCCTCATCCTGGTCCACGCCTTTCATCAAATTATATGGTTTGCTTAGCTTGTGCTTCCTGCATAAAATCTCAGTGTAGCCATCTTACAGGAAAGAAAGACCCTCGTTGTGCAACATTGTATGTCATACCAACACCTCAGGCCAATTCTGAGGGGAAAATAGAggtgaaattaaattttactctTTCTCTACCAGAGACTTCTTTCTCATCTTATCTCCCATTCCCTATGAAAGAAAATCAGACTGATGGAGCCCCTGAAGAAAACGTTGAAGGAGTGGAGAAGATATCACAGCTTCTCCCCACATCTGAATCTGATATCATCCAGGGGCTCGATAGGAAGAAAAAATTGTTGACAGAAGCCCCTGAGAACAAAGTTATAAGCCAACAGCCCCAGGCTATTGACTGGCTGCTTTATGTTAAAAAAAGTAGTAATTCTCAGCCACAACCCCGGCTCCCATCCTCTTCCTcttactcctcctcctcttcttcctcctcctcctctgctgcctctgcctgctctgcctcctcttcatcttcctcttcttcctcttccacctCACCCTCCTCACCACCTCCTCTGGAAGATACTACCACATCCAGCCGTTCGGATTGTATCCTCACTAAGGTACTTAGTTCCCACCGCTTGCCTCCAGGGGTTTCCTGGCTTGAGTTTATATATAGTAAAGATCACCAGCCACTTCCTGAAAAACCATATCAAAGTCGATCATCACTTCTCCAAACAAAGCCTGTGAGGAGTAGCAAAGCACTAAGAGGGACAAAGGGACCAAACATACCATTCAAATTTTCCAGACAAAGTCTCAAAGTGAGAAATACtgattaaattaacattttgtcTCTTTGAAAGCATTCAcctcttagttctttgaggtcTATATTTGATTTCCCATTATGCTCATTAATATTCTTAGTAATAACTAAGTACAACTCTGTATTTTAGTTGatgaaaaatctatttaaagGGAACTATTATCCTGAAGTCTGTTTTCTAGTTAAATAATGGAGTCTTCTAGAAGCCAAAATGAAaacccaggtttttttttttttttagcaagtgCCTGGCTTATAGTAGCCACTATATAATtattgttgaattaattttttatggtaGGCCATAGGTGAGAAATACCTCATCTGTCTTGCCCTAAACAGTATCTAGCTCATTGTTATTCTTTCCTCATAAGACATGGTAATGACAGTATCTTTAAGTTGGTCTATGTTAATTTGTttccctatctctaaataaaagtAAGATCATGTTCAATAGGTAAGAAAATGTATAGAGATGAATCCTTTTAGTTATGTATTCCTGGGGAAAATTCTTCTCTCTCAATCCCATACTCTGAGATCCAATGATTTATTCAACCTTAGTTAACAAATCTGTTGAGAGAATAACTAACTGGTACAAATAATCCCACGTCATGCTGACTGtgccaatattttaattatggtTTCTAAAGTCACCTGTCCATCATTTCTATCTATACAAACaaaatggtttaat is a window of Microcebus murinus isolate Inina chromosome 1, M.murinus_Inina_mat1.0, whole genome shotgun sequence DNA encoding:
- the CSNK2A2IP gene encoding casein kinase II subunit alpha'-interacting protein, with the protein product MVPLAYYGQHFVPLDHSYQLATTNSLTHKYTSEKLNQLDNRPAAKVQSCSHHLAGSPLSSNKKVQSCSILPSPKSQHKLSQKLYNRALKSPLSHSTHQVTRSVNLHCRSSLLPSQRAVNSPLSHPKAQTTSSPHLNKTSSALKPNQTASRSRLPFPKPQTTSSSLDFCWTSSSLKSNQRTPSSSLTSLQNQDIPSLNTIWTSASLGTNQRALSSTLLQSKPQKTSSLDGLWTLLDHNQKSLSSPSLDTKHQSNDFLRTSPSLEPNQKALISPLPDSRPQKSSILSSKPSVLSLPLSYPRARKSSLPHSARQSQSLPLFQVKSQTVLKLDHNFQSPSSPICHSKFQNTALPNDKNRTTDLPSPYPKPSVSGQSLASSKHCIRNTTASTLKSRLQSKTSFTFCAKTESNKEVPWILGYNQPYIVKGGTVPDDVVNKIVNSISKTKIQRDLCRQIIFRRMRGRPNPHPGPRLSSNYMVCLACASCIKSQCSHLTGKKDPRCATLYVIPTPQANSEGKIEVKLNFTLSLPETSFSSYLPFPMKENQTDGAPEENVEGVEKISQLLPTSESDIIQGLDRKKKLLTEAPENKVISQQPQAIDWLLYVKKSSNSQPQPRLPSSSSYSSSSSSSSSSAASACSASSSSSSSSSSTSPSSPPPLEDTTTSSRSDCILTKVLSSHRLPPGVSWLEFIYSKDHQPLPEKPYQSRSSLLQTKPVRSSKALRGTKGPNIPFKFSRQSLKVRNTD